Proteins encoded by one window of Leishmania mexicana MHOM/GT/2001/U1103 complete genome, chromosome 23:
- a CDS encoding permease-like protein, with protein sequence MSVVVPVKKSDDSDERTGFLEALKLSWAYTLADVRRRPRNIIIGIAAVMLLVFFSAVVVIGVWKTPYILLRLAELTVGEMDVILYGDGDTLLLNYTKLNQSFVKSPVVAGAAPRWVARADMTSAATYRARMHHATGARTKDRVTATNILLINSELEKLAGIGRGWPYREIGFDEAQIFFSAANYIGVSGNKGERVHLSLNASSLSTAIGIDAMSFNITRPQKVTDPISFYLKAFFLLNNITADSIPVFDVVSLSMAATMADAVETTAGKYSSALGNVVIMDCREFLNVLVDQSCLLGPQTISPAEGYYFPTTAELFNISLPSTNSFNIQDYAMMVVVMLEGRYDMYYADTKSRRAMLTEKSNKLMRTVGLNFDGSVEFPVDKTIQTLDTFRTLMTAASVTVVVAIVVLGTILMFTLLQINAEERQFELAMIRAQGMPRTPIIGILVMQTLAFTVPGTAFGVLLACAANAILERMLANFTMAPARLGNVPIAAIVIGILMGLLLPLVATYSPVKKALSSSLRDALNIYRQVYNEAHVKAIRLEEMGLSMWQVFLGVFLVFAGFLVYYLMPLSFIFSNMMMFFILLDFVLICMIAGLCMMTYVVQGPAEVFVLYLLLWGRETRLWTLIRKNLRSHRDRNSKAYMMFLLSVACLVASGVMFSMMATISSQLAELTAGAPVTVTSKSFQNPLHQASLDAFLRGEGSRYVSQWAYTSFALREYPQIASKTRVGNLIGNLRTLDVRAVTEFFMDATYPEFNMVNSYRSGYKYPMNTFHQRDVIRSMYEHPPHRNISKEQGIIVNGFPYGVKIPNVTAKESQVIPMIISSAAQDEIGLDVNSAAQLRFNYFLNDSVQVMSTIFYLEPRALMDRISGFLKVSSLPILFTKGTILVPTKYFQSLLNPAELDFDPEQMISIIHHAILEVRQSVLYVQLRSNVTRREREIFVNELQTHTDTLRHTIVDTEATVEQLRSVQDLIMGFFYFTSVICITLCAFMMWATFISNVQLNAWTFGVLRSLGFRTAQLMRCAVYEALCIVISAFALGLVVGVAVGVIMAIELCQILVLPFHFTFPYALVIIVLGMALAAAIFGSIAPLLRLRKKSISSVLRGI encoded by the coding sequence ATGAGCGTCGTAGTACCCGTGAAGAAGTCCGACGATTCGGATGAGCGCACCGGCTTCTTAGAAGCACTGAAGCTGAGCTGGGCCTACACACTCGCCGATGTCCGGCGCCGACCGCGTAATATCATCATCGGCATCGCTGCGGTGATGCTGCTCGTCTTTTTCTCTGCTGTTGTCGTCATCGGGGTCTGGAAGACCCCATATATCTTGCTACGCCTCGCGGAACTAACAGTGGGCGAGATGGACGTCATTCTCTACGGTGACGGCGATACGCTGTTGCTCAACTACACAAAGCTGAACCAGAGCTTTGTCAAATCCCCGGTCGTcgctggcgcggcgccgcgctgggTCGCTCGAGCGGACATGACCTCCGCGGCGACCTAtcgcgcacgcatgcaccaCGCCACGGGTGCACGTACTAAGGACCGCGTCACGGCGACCAACATCCTGCTCATCAACTCCGAGCTGGAGAAACTGGCCGGCATTGGACGCGGGTGGCCGTACCGCGAGATTGGCTTTGACGAGGCCCAAATCTTCTTTTCAGCCGCAAACTACATCGGCGTCTCCGGCAACAAGGGTGAGCGCGTTCACCTTAGCCTCAACGCATCCTCTCTTAGCACGGCCATTGGCATCGACGCCATGTCTTTCAACATAACACGCCCCCAAAAGGTGACGGACCCCATCTCCTTCTACCTAAAGGCCTTCTTCCTGCTCAACAACATCACAGCGGACTCGATACCGGTGTTTGACGTCGTATCGCTGAGCATGGCAGCGACCATGGCGGACGCGGTGGAGACGACGGCCGGTAAGTACTCGAGTGCACTCGGCAACGTCGTAATCATGGACTGCCGGGAATTCCTGAACGTGCTGGTGGATCAGAGCTGCCTGCTTGGGCCGCAGACTATCAGCCCGGCAGAGGGCTACTACTTCCCGACCACTGCCGAGCTGTTCAACATCTCACTCCCCTCAACGAACTCCTTCAACATCCAGGACTATgcgatgatggtggtggtgatgctgGAGGGGCGGTACGACATGTACTATGCCGACACGAAGTCGCGCAGGGCAATGTTGACGGAGAAGAGCAACAAGCTAATGCGAACTGTCGGCCTCAACTTCGACGGCTCCGTGGAGTTTCCGGTGGACAAAACTATCCAGACGCTCGATACGTTCCGCACGTTGATGACGGCGGCCTCTGTGACGGTGGTTGTCGCCATTGTGGTGCTCGGGACCATCCTTATGTTCACACTGCTTCAGATCAACGCCGAGGAGCGGCAGTTCGAGTTGGCCATGATTCGCGCGCAGGGTATGCCGCGCACACCGATTATCGGTATTCTGGTTATGCAGACGCTCGCCTTCACCGTGCCTGGCACAGCGTtcggtgtgctgctcgcaTGTGCGGCGAATGCCATCCTCGAGAGGATGCTGGCGAACTTCACCATGGCCCCAGCCCGCTTGGGCAACGTCCCGATCGCCGCCATTGTGATTGGCATTCTGAtgggcctgctgctgccgctggtggccACCTACAGCCcggtgaagaaggcgctgagcagcagccTGCGTGACGCGTTGAACATCTACCGCCAGGTGTACAACGAGGCGCACGTGAAGGCTATTCGGCTAGAGGAGATGGGTCTAAGCATGTGGCAGGTCTTCCTCGGCGTCTTCCTGGTCTTTGCGGGCTTCCTGGTGTACTACCTCATGCCACTGAGCTTCATCTTTTCCAACATGATGATGTTCTTCATCCTGCTCGACTTTGTGCTCATCTGCATGATTGCCGGGCTGTGCATGATGACGTACGTCGTCCAGGGGCCGGCGGAAGTGTTTGTGCTGTATCTGCTTCTGTGGGGCCGCGAGACACGGCTATGGACGCTCATCCGCAAGAACTTGCGCAGTCACCGTGACCGAAACTCCAAGGCGTACATGATGTTCCTACTGAGCGTGGCGTGCCTCGTCGCATCCGGCGTGATGTTCAGCATGATGGCCACCATCTCCTCTCAGTTGGCGGAGCTGACGGCCGGTGCGCCGGTGACAGTGACATCGAAATCCTTCCAGAACCCCCTCCACCAGGCAAGCCTCGACGCGTTCCTGCGTGGTGAGGGAAGCCGCTACGTCTCGCAGTGGGCCTACACCTCTttcgcgctgcgcgagtacCCACAGATCGCCAGCAAGACAAGGGTCGGCAACCTCATCGGCAACCTTCGCACCCTCGACGTGCGGGCGGTGACGGAGTTCTTCATGGACGCCACCTACCCGGAATTCAACATGGTGAACAGCTACCGCAGCGGCTACAAGTACCCGATGAACACCTTCCACCAGCGCGACGTTATCCGCAGCATGTACGAGCACCCGCCGCACCGCAACATAAGCAAGGAGCAGGGCATCATCGTCAATGGGTTCCCCTACGGAGTCAAGATTCCGAACGTGACGGCGAAGGAGTCGCAGGTGATTCCAATGATCatctcctctgccgcccaGGACGAGATTGGGCTGGACGTGAACTCCGCAGCCCAGCTGCGCTTCAACTACTTCCTGAACGACAGTGTCCAAGTAATGTCCACCATCTTCTACCTTGAGCCGCGCGCCCTCATGGACCGCATCTCCGGCTTTCTCAAGGTCTCCTCGCTGCCCATCCTCTTCACCAAAGGTACCATTCTGGTGCCGACCAAGTACTTCCAGAGCCTGCTCAACCCGGCGGAACTCGACTTCGACCCGGAGCAGATGATCTCAATCATCCACCACGCCATCCTGGAGGTGCGGCAGTCAGTGCTGTATGTGCAGCTCCGCAGCAATGTCACGAGGCGCGAGCGCGAGATCTTTGTGAACGAGCTCCAGACGCACACCGATACTCTCCGCCACACAATTGTTGACACCGAAGCCACcgtggagcagctccgctCCGTGCAGGACCTGATTATGGGCTTCTTCTACTTCACCTCGGTCATCTGCATCACGCTTTGCGCTTTCATGATGTGGGCCACCTTCATATCTAACGTGCAGCTGAATGCGTGGACCTTTGGTGTGCTGCGCTCGCTCGGTTTCCGCACCGCGCAGctgatgcgctgcgccgtctACGAGGCCCTCTGTATCGTCATCTCTGCGTTTGCACTGGGGCTGGTGGTGGGCGTTGCGGTGGGCGTCATCATGGCCATCGAGCTGTGCCAGATCCTGGTCCTCCCGTTCCATTTTACCTTCCCCTACGCGCTGGTGATCATCGTGCTCGGCATGGCGCTCGCGGCCGCCATCTTTGGCTCCATCGcgccgcttctgcgcctGCGCAAAAAATCCATCTCCTCTGTCCTGCGCGGCATCTAG
- a CDS encoding putative trypanothione synthetase — protein sequence MGCTSSAEAKPNEPHSSSARLPRNPVTKPPDLMGTLRHPRPGAREGAGFNPENAAGAEHISPPIATARSSSRVSAVTLHGVCGYTRNGVPAYSNGTSNTWTSTKNFREGIFMGYQWQCVEFARRWLWVTHRLLLPERKCAYCFASCTYAYRLKKDPSPLSQRARAAMQGAATEVKHLGPCENKDAWEKVPAKFVKQGSRVPPVADSLIVYPMSWGSPWGHIGVITAVDLDRNCVYVADQNRYFHHWNGKFCSAVFQLDCDKGRFYVRDHESECLGWLAFPAAVEGHDVWGAGDRAPLKA from the coding sequence ATGGGATGCACATCATCTGCAGAAGCAAAACCCAACGAACCACATTCGTCTTCAGCTCGTCTACCCCGAAACCCCGTGACGAAACCTCCCGATCTGATGGGCACGCTGCGCCATCCGCGTCCGGGCGCGCGTGAAGGGGCCGGCTTCAACCCTGAAaacgccgccggtgccgagcACATCAGCCCGCCCATCGCCACggcccgcagcagcagccgggtTAGTGCTGTTACCCTCCATGGCGTCTGTGGCTACACCCGAAACGGCGTGCCTGCGTACAGCAATGGCACCTCGAACACATGGACGAGCACGAAGAACTTCCGCGAAGGCATCTTCATGGGGTACCAGTGGCAGTGTGTCGAGTTCGCCAGGCGGTGGCTCTGGGTGACGCACCGACTGTTGCTGCCGGAGCGTAAATGCGCCTACTGCTTTGCTAGTTGCACGTACGCATACCGACTCAAGAAGGACCCATCACCCCTCTCGCAGCGGGCACGTGCGGCGATGCAGGGGGCTGCGACAGAGGTGAAGCACCTTGGACCGTGCGAGAACAAAGACGCCTGGGAAAAGGTACCCGCCAAGTTCGTGAAGCAAGGCTCACGGGTGCCTCCGGTGGCGGACAGCTTGATTGTCTACCCGATGAGCTGGGGTAGTCCGTGGGGACACATCGGTGTCATCACCGCCGTTGACCTGGATCGAAACTGTGTCTACGTTGCAGATCAAAACCGCTACTTTCATCACTGGAACGGCAAgttctgcagcgccgtctttCAGCTGGACTGCGACAAGGGCCGATTCTACGTACGCGACCACGAGAGCGAGTGCTTGGGGTGGCTAGCATTCCCAGCTGCGGTGGAGGGGCACGACGTGTGGGGTGCCGGTGACCGGGCGCCGCTGAAggcatga
- a CDS encoding aldose 1-epimerase-like protein, giving the protein MADTQPVPATVTSAHGAHAEAFGESFIITLSSENLRVQLLSHGAALNSVKVRKPHAAASTTAAASATAEQDDEWLEVCLGYTNPEEALSADAVAGHTIGRYAGRLANGELEITGTTYTLAKNCGPHNLHGGPVGFQNQEWKYLLSDGGDETGVAFHLVSPHMDQGFPGELFVTATYSIIKSAPVPTLKYVLQASLSDNTPADVTVINLTNHAYWNLNGAPRPGAADAVAPLPRSIANHYLQLQSKYFAVTDELSIPNGDMRPVEGTPHDYSALRCVAEGMEATKEEGRDGGGYDDPVALETWDSTLREAALVYSPATKLRMQVCTTNPAIVVYTANHLPADASGAKGQRFQQHSAICLECQYFPNSPNVRAFPSTVLKKGEAYNETTTHAFQFMNADITPEERLLRRQ; this is encoded by the coding sequence ATGGCTGACACGCAACCTGTcccggcgacggtgacgtcCGCGCATGGCGCCCATGCCGAGGCGTTTGGCGAGTCTTTCATCATAACACTGAGCTCTGAGAACctgcgcgtgcagctgctgtcgcaTGGTGCGGCGCTAAACTCCGTGAAGGTGCGCAAACCGCACGCCGCAGCATCGAcgaccgctgcggcgtcggcgactGCGGAGCAGGACGATGAATGGTTGGAGGTGTGCCTCGGCTACACGAACCCGGAGGAGGCCCTCAGCGCCGACGCGGTGGCCGGTCACACTATTGGACGATACGCCGGGCGCCTTGCCAATGGCGAGCTCGAGATCACGGGAACGACGTATACGCTCGCCAAAAACTGCGGCCCGCACAACCTCCACGGCGGTCCGGTCGGGTTTCAAAACCAGGAATGGAAGTACCTGTTGTCGGACGGCGGGGACGAGACCGGTGTGGCGTTCCACCTCGTCTCACCGCACATGGATCAGGGCTTCCCCGGTGAACTCTTCGTGACGGCTACCTACAGCATCATCAAGTCAGCTCCAGTACCCACCCTCAAGTACGTGCTGCAAGCCTCGCTGTCGGACAACACGCCAGCGGACGTGACGGTGATCAACCTGACGAACCACGCGTACTGGAACCTGAATGGTGCTCCTCGACCAGGAGCGGCGgatgcggtggcgccgctgccgcgaagCATCGCGAACCACTACCTGCAGTTACAGTCCAAGTACTTTGCCGTCACCGATGAACTGAGTATCCCGAATGGTGACATGCGTCCCGTCGAGGGCACCCCGCACGACTActcggcgctgcgctgcgttgCCGAGGGAATGGAGGCGACGAAGGAGGAAGGtcgcgacggtggcggctaCGACGACCCGGTCGCCCTTGAAACGTGGGACTCGACCCTGCGGGAGGCAGCTCTGGTGTACAGTCCAGCTACCAAGCTGCGCATGCAGGTGTGCACCACGAACCCAGCCATTGTTGTCTACACAGCAAACCACCTGCCGGCCGATGCCTCTGGCGCAAAAGGCCAGCGCTTCCAGCAGCACAGTGCGATCTGCCTGGAGTGTCAGTACTTCCCAAACAGTCCCAACGTGCGAGCCTTCCCATCGACAGTGTTAAAGAAGGGCGAAGCGTACAACGAGACTACGACTCATGCGTTCCAGTTCATGAACGCCGACATCACTCCAGAGgagaggctgctgcgccgtcagTAA